The Lewinellaceae bacterium nucleotide sequence GTGGCGGCGGTGGCGGAACCATCATTTTTAACGTACTCTCTGCCAGCGGTTACCACTTCGAAGCGACGGGCGGCAATGGCGGTGATGCCAACAATGGCAATGCAGATCGCTGCCTTGGACCCGGAGGCGGAGGAAGCGGAGGGCGTATTATGGCTTCTTCTGTCATCACGGTTCCTCCTACGGGCATTAGTGGCGGAGTAGCCGGCACTAGCCTCAATTCAACGGCCTGCAGCAACAGCAATAATGGCGCCACCAGCGGCACAACGGGCATTATTGAAACGCTCGACAACCTGGTTTCCGGCAATGAGCCCTTTGCACCGACAGCCATCATCGACCAACCCGAAGTGATCTTTGCCTGCGCAGGAGAAAATCTTTTAATTGCGGTAGACGCGGAAGGTGTTTCCTTGACCTACCAATGGCAGCTGGATGACGGCAACGGTTTTGAAAACGTACCAAATAATGCTCCTTTTTCCGGAGCCAATACCGCTTCATTGCAAGTCAATACAATCGATGCAAGTTTCAATAATTACCAATTCAGGCTGATCGTTTCCAGCGAATGTTTCGACGATGTGGTCTCCTCCCCTATTCCTGTAGTCGTTGCCCCGCTTCCTGAGGCTCAATTTACTTTTATGGCCGAAGATCTGACGGTAAATTTTGAGAATCTTTCGACTAATGCCGATACTTTTTCCTGGAATTTCGGCGACAGCCAGCAGTCGGCCGAAAACGATCCGGAACATACTTTCCCGGGATATGGCACTTACGTCGTAATGTTGACCGCTTCCAACGATTGTGGCCAGGATATTTTTATGATGGAAATATCGTTATTGGTTCCAATCGTGGCGGGTTTCAATTATAGCGATGCCGGCGGTTGCGCCCCCTTTGAAGTGCAGTTTACCAATGCCACTACAGGCACCTATGACCAACTGGAATGGAATTTCCCCGGTGGAACGCCTGTTTCGTCGAATGACGAAAACCCGGTGGTGATATATGCCACTCCCGGAATTTATGATGTTTCCCTGACGGCCACCGGATCCGCAGGAGAAAATGTTTTCACCTCTGAAAACCTGGTGGAAATTCTTCCACCGCCGACCCCTGCCTTTACCTGGGAGATGCTGGATGATTTGACGGTCAGTTTTACCAACAATTCCCAGAATGCATTGAATTACAACTGGGTCTTTGGGGACGGCAGTACCAGTACAGCCACCGATCCCATCCATGAATACACAGCTCCCGGAGACTATGAGGTGACCCTAAATGCCCAGAATAATTACTGTGGCGTGTCGCTCAGCCAGGGAATTTTGCTGGTAACAGGCATAGAAACTCCGGAATTACACCCTCTCAATCTATTCCCGAACCCAGTGGAGCATTACCTGAACCTGGAATGGGAATTTACCCAAAAAATAAAGGTTCAAATAACCACTATTCAAGGCAAAGTCATTTATAAAGATGATGATTTACATAATAACAGCATTGATGTTTCCCGTTTAGCTTCCGGGTTGTATTTTTTTAAATTCGAACACGAAGGCGGATCAGGGCAAATAAAATTTAATAAGCTTTAAACGCAGACGCATGATTTTTCCCATTGGAGACGATCAAGTCAGGAACGGACACTTTCCCTATTTAAGTTATGGTTTTATTGCCTTGAATGTACTTATTTACATTTGGCAATCCTCCATGCCTTATGAAGTTTATGATCAATTTATTTACCATTATGGAGCCATCCCGGGAGAAATTACTCAGGGGGTTGACTTGTACACTTTACTGACCAGTGCTTTTTTGCATGCCAGCTGGATGCACCTCATTGGCAACATGGTCTTTTTGTGGGTCTTTGCCGATAATATCGAAGCGACCATCGGCAGTCGGAGGTTTTTGGTTTTTTACCTGATCGGCATCCTGGCTGCCCACGCCGGCCACATTTACTTCAATTGGTACAGCAACATCCCAACCGTGGGAGCCAGCGGAGCCATTGCTGCCGTTATGGGGGCCTACCTGGTCATGTATCCAAAATCAAGGATCCGCACCCTGGTCTTTTTCTTTTTCATCAGAATACCCGCCTTTCTGTTTCTGGGATTCTGGATCATCCAGCAATCCTACAGCGGGGTGCAAAACCTGAGCAATATGTCAGGAAGCGGCGTGGCCTGGTGGGCGCATATCGGCGGATTTGCTTTTGGAGCACTGGCCGGATTGTTTTTTAGACGAATGATTCCGGAGGTGGAGCCGGTGGAGGATTATGCTTGATGCTTTAATGATTTAATGCTGCGATGATTTGATGCTACGATGATTTGATGCTGTGACACTGTGATGCAGCGAGAGAGTGTTCAATCAACTGTGTCTGATAGATTCTTAATAATCAATAACAACCCCGACCTGCGCGTTACGGGAACCTGTCCTCGGCATATAATGCCGGGATTTCGCTTCGCTCCATTTGAACAGTCCCTATCTGACATAGAACAAGTACACCTCATTCCTCCATTATTCTGTCTTTTGTTTGATAATTTAGGCTCAGCAACAGGAAAAAGAGGTAAAAGGCGATTCCGATGGAATTCTCGATGGTGTTTTCGACCATAAAAGACAGGAATACGATGATATGAAAGCTTAAAAACAAGGTATGCCGGTAAGCTTTTTTGTAAAAAAGAGGAAAGAAAAAAGCGAAAAGAAAAAGGCCCAGACCAACAAAGCCTGTCCCCGCATAAATGGAAACCAATTGATTGTGTGGCATTTTGGGCTCCATATCCTCCTGGAATTTTTGAGCATAGCGGTTGATGACTTCCTGTCTGAGATTTCCGGCCCCGACGCCTAATAATGGGTAGTCGTTGCCGATCTCGAGTCCCATTTTTATAGAAACCACACGCCCCCCATCGGAATAATCATTCTGGGAAAGATCATGCTGCCTGATCCAGCGGTCATAGAGGCTATAATCCACCTTGGCTTTGAAACTGGGAATGGCCCTGTACGCAATCACAGGGATCGCTGCCATCAGGGCAACCAGCGCCAGGCCCTGGAAATACTTTTTCGACACCCAGGCCCGTCGAAGAATGAGCACCACCGCTGTCATATAAAAGGCCACCAGACCACTTCTTACCGACAATAAATGCAGGAACAAAAAGAGAAAACCGGTAATGCCCAACATCAGGGGGCGTTCCCATTCATATTTAAGGGTGAACTTTTTTTTGAATAAATAAAAAGCCGTAAAAATGCTATAAGCCAGCAACAGGCTGAATCGTATATGGTTTCGTGGTGTGGGCATGGGTTGCCCCTGGTGAATCAAATGATTGATCTCTTCGAAATGTATGATATAATGAATGCCGATGCCCAGACAGGTAAAAAACATCACCCCGACAAAAAAATACATGACGCCTTTAAAAGCCTTGTCGGTAATAGGAGGAAGTGAGGCAAATGCAAAGGGAAAAAGTAAAAAAGCTATTTTAAGCCTGATGCGTTCTCCCCAGTATGCAAAGTTGCCGGATTCCGTCAAAATGCCACTGAACAAAACAAGAAAAAAAATGAGTGAAATAACCCAATAAGCTTTGTCGGAAAGATAAAACCGGAAATGTTTTGTCAAATCGGGGTTTAAAACCGGTCGTCCTCCTTCAAGTGAAAAAAATGCCAATACGCCATAACCGATCATTGCCACAGACAGCAGGAAAGGCGAATATACCATTCCCAAAATGACAAACCAGGCCAAAAACACGGCCAAATCCCGGATTTTGATTTTTTTTATGTTAGCAGTCAGTTTTTCCACCCATACAAAACGCAGGAGTGAAAATGGTATTGTTTAGGAAGACGACACCTTTTTGCCCGCATTTCGATAATTCCACAGAAGATGCCTCCTCAACAACAACTTATCGAACACCAAGAATCCAACAACCGGCAACAAGATTTGTTTTTTTTAAATAAAAGGAACCGGCGGATTTTAAGTAAAGTAATAATACCTTACCTTTGCAGGCAATTATTTTCAGGCGAGGGAACTCAACCGACTTTTTGGAAGTTTTACCCTGGAAACGGTATCATCAATAATACAGATTCTGAAATTTAAGTGTAATGGCTACAGAAGCATTTGAGAAGATCAAACAAATCATCGGAGAGATCAGGGAATCCGCTCCTAAATCCGCTGAAGAGCTGGAACAGTTCAGACGGACCTACCTGGGATCGAAGAATATTTTGAAAGGGTTGATGGGAGAAATCCGCAACATTCCCAATGAGTTAAAAAAGGATTTTGGACAACTCATCAACGAGGCTAAAACGGCTGCTGAAGCGACTTTCAATCATCTGCAGCTTCACCTTGGATCCGAAGCAGCACATTCCGATGCAGGGGAGTTTGATCTCACCGCTCCCGGGGAACCTATCCCCCTTGGGTCTCGCCATCCTATTGCCATCACCATGAACCGCGTCATTAATATTTTTGAGCGCATCGGTTTTGTAGTGGCTGAAGAGAGGGAAATCGAAGATGACTGGCACAATTTTACGGCGATGAATACGCCCGAAGATCACCCGGCCCGAGACATGCAGGATACGTTCTACCTGATGAATGACCCTTCCATGCTGCTGCGTACCCATACCTCTTCCGTTCAGGCACGTACGATGATGGCGGAAAAGCCTCCCATCCGGATCATAGCCCCGGGAAGGGTGTACCGCAACGAGACCATCTCCGCCCGTTCTCATTGCCAGTTCCACCAGGTGGAGGGGCTTTACATTGATGAGAATGTCTCTTTTGCAGACCTTAAGCAGACCCTTTCCTATTTCACCCGTGAAATGTATGGCCCGGACAAAGAAATTCGCCTGCGTCCTTCCTACTTCCCGTTCACAGAGCCCAGTGCCGAAATGGATGTTTACTGGGGACTACAGGATGAAAATGCGCATCGCATCACCAAAGGTACCGGCTGGCTCGAGATCCTGGGCTGCGGTATGGTGGATCCCAATGTATTGGAAAATTGTGGCATTGATCCCGATAAATACTCAGGTTTTGCCTTTGGCATGGGTATCGAACGCCAGGCCATGCTGAAATACCAGATAGAAGATATCCGTCTTATGTTCGAAAACGATGTCCGGTTCCTGAAACAATTCAGTTCGGCATTTTAGATGCTTATGACTTGATGCTGGTTGCTGGTTAGAAAAAAGGACTGATAAAAAGATTCCGGCAATCAATTATTAAAATTAAAAAACATAGTACTTGAAACCATCAACTCCAAAAGGTGTTCGTGATTTTTCACCACAACAGGTCAATCGTCGCAATTATATTTTTGATACGATCAGAAAAATATTCGTCAAATACGGTTACCAGCCTATTGAAACTCCCGCAATGGAAAACCTTTCCACGCTGACTGGTAAATACGGTGAAGAAGGGGATCGACTTGTGTTTAAAGTACTGAATAACGGGGACTTTTTGGCGAAAGCCGATACAGAAGCCCTGGCCAACCTGGATTCCACCAAAGCAGTGGCTTCCCTCTCCAAACGCGGATTGCGCTACGATCTGACGGTTCCTTTTGCCCGCTTCGTGGTGATGAACCAAACGGCGCTGACCTTTCCTTTCAAACGTTACCAGATCCAACCCGTCTGGCGGGCTGACCGTCCCCAAAAAGGCCGCTACCAGGAATTTTTTCAATGCGATGTAGATGTCGTTGGGTCGGATTCCCTTATGTATGAGGCCGAACTGATCCAGATTTATGACGAAGTGTTTGCTGCCCTGGGCATGGACGTCACCATTAAATTCAACAACCGCAAGATACTGGCCGGGATTGCTGAAGCGGCAGGCATCACGGATAAGTTTACCGATCTTACCGTTGCCATCGACAAGCTGGATAAAATCGGGCCAGAGGGTATCCGTAAGGAAATGCTTGAACGTGGCATTTCCAATGAGGCAGTCGACCGCGTCAATGCCATCCTGGAAACCAAATCGCTGCAGGGCCTCAAAGCCATTTTCAGCGAAAGCGAAACGGGCAGAAAAGGGGTGGAGGAAATTGAAAAAGTCATGCAATATCTCAATGTAGATACTGCTAAAAATGAAGTTAAATTCGACATCACTCTCGCCAGGGGGTTAAGTTATTATACAGGATGCATCTTTGAAGTGAGTGCCCACAATGTGGAAATGGGAAGCATTGGCGGCGGCGGCCGTTATGATGACCTTACCGGAATTTTCGGACTTAAAGACGTTTCCGGGGTGGGCGTTTCTTTTGGCGCTGAACGCATCTACGATGTGATGGAAGAACTCAACCTCTTTCCCAAAGAAGATGCTGCGGCCCTGAAGGTCCTGCTCATCGCCTTTGACGACGAAACCCACCGCTACGCTTTCAAAACGCTCGGAAGCCTCCGCGCTGCGGGCATCAATGCCGACCTGTATCCGGAACCTGCCAAGATGAAAAAGCAGATGAAATATGCCAACGACAGGAATGTTCCATACACCCTACTCATCGGAAGCAACGAAATGGAGAGCGGAAAACTCACCCTCAAGAATATGTCGGAAGGAAGCCAGGAGCAATTGACGATCGATGAAATTGTAAGGCAGTTGTCTTAGGGGTTTCAAGTTGAGCGCGGCGAAATCCCGTACCGCAGTTCGGGAGGGTTTCACATATTTCTTGCGATGCAAGTGAAATATTACCCCGCTCCGCTCTTTTATTCCCTATAGAGAGGCCACCCCATATGGTTCCCTTTTTAACTTTCCCCTGAGCAACGATGCCTTTTAGAACCAGGGCGTTCGCAGAACGCTAAAATCCAATCCTTCAGCGATTCTCGCATTTTCACATTCTCGCATTCTTGCATTCAGCCATTCTCGCATTCAGGCATTATTCCTCAAACCTTCCTTCCAATGTACATAAAATATTGCCAGACCCCGCCATAGGCATTGCTTACCTGCTCGTATTCGGTTTGAAAATGCCTTTTGAGCACCGGATTGAGGTGGCCATCCATACGAACGTGGTTGTTGCCCATATGACTCTTAAACCACTGGAATGGAGAATTGTAAAAATCCACCACGCCGATGAGTCCTCCCGGTTTCAGGTCATAGGCTGCCTGGGCGATCAATTCTTCCCACTGCGGGTTGATCATGGTGAGCGAGTATGAAAAAAGGATCACATCCATTTTATCATTAAACTTCATATCCCCAAAGGAGTACGGTTGTTCAATCAGTTGGATACGATCCTCGAAAACATTGGTATTCTTGCGTGCTTTATGGAGCATTTTGGCCGACACATCCATGCCGATCACCTGGGTCAGGGGAAACTGGCGGCCCAGTTGCCTTAGGTTGAATCCCGTTCCGCAGCCTATTTCCATGATGCGATGGGGAATGGGATTTTGCTTTGCCAGTAATCGTACGATCTTCCTGCGACCGAAAAGAAAGGTCCATCGGGTCAGGTCATAAATCGCAGCGTGGAGCCGGTAATAAGCTTTCATGGCTTCGGCCTGTTGTTCTTTCGTATGTTGGGGGACGGTTGTGGTGTTCATATCAGAATTTTGAAGTGTCTTGGATTCAAACAAGGCAAGTAATTTCAATTTACGATCCCAAGGTAAGTGCTGGCATAGGTACCCACCCGGTCCAGTTGATGTTGAATATTGACGTTTGTTGTTTCAAACGTCAGGCGCTCCCTGACAAAATCAGGAAAGAAATCGACCTTTTCGGCCGCGGAACGCAGCAGTATCCTGGTGCCGGGTCGGCTGTTCGCGAGGATTAGTGCCCACTCCTCCTCCAGGGCTCTCCTGTCATTGGCCGCCAGCCAGTCCTGGTGATCCAGCAGAATGAAATGAGAATACTTTCCCGGATTTGTTTTCAAAAAATCAGAAATGGTGGTGTTGTAAGTGTGTATTTTATCGACCTGTTGATGAAGCAGATCATAATTTTCTTTTTTCAGGTAGTCCGGGCTGCACGCTTCCGTATACTCCCCATTGATGTAAACCCGGTAAAAATAGTTGTCATGGATAGGCAATTGGGTAAAAACATGACGCAACCGTTCCTGGATAAATCCCAGGGCACCCCGGTAATAATCATTCACAAAAAGCTCCTGCTGGCTCTCGGGCACGCCCAGCATGCACATGATAAAATGCCGGTTGACCACCGCCTCCACCATACGGTTCATCAGTTTTTTCTCCACGCGAAGATAAATGTCGTGCTGTGTTTCAAGGTCGGTGGCGTTCAGCAGTTTTTGCACCTCGTTGTACAATCGTTTGCGGGCCCGGATGTATCCCGAAAAAAACCATGCCACCATACCGGAAGTACCGTAATGGTAAAAATTTTTACGAACGCCCTTGTCAGAAAAATAACGGATATTCTTATCCCAAAACATCCGGGCATAAGGGCCCAGGTCGCTTCTGACCTTTTCCCGGTAAATGGCTTCGTGGTCAGGGTGGGTGCCCTTTCCGAAAAACCCGAAAAGGGTTTCGTGATCGGTATGCCTGATGAGGGCTTGTTTGAATTGAAGCAGGGCGTTTTGACGCGGATTCACGTCAATGCAATGAATGTTTTTGGGATGATCGGCCAGATAGGCCAATGCATTGCAGCCGGCGCTGGTGATCATAACGATCTCGCTGTCCGTATCGAACTCCATGAGATTCCTGTCGCAACGGGGGTCTTCCCAACAGGCATTATAAACAAGGTTCCCGGAATGCACGCGGTCAAAAACCCAGTGCCGTATTTTTTCTCCAACCATCATAGGAATAATGTCTTTGATATTCGGGCAAAGTTATCCATTCGTACTGCCAGGCCAGTATTTTGCAAATTATCTTTCCTTTAAGTTTGTATTAATTGAAAGTAAATTTCATAAAAAAACAGGTTTGATTTCAGGTTGAGCGGAGCGACATCACGAACCGTAGGTCAGGAGGGTTCAAAGGGTTCAAAGGGTTCAAATTGTTGTTTTTAACCTGGTAAAACCAACACATTCCCTCATTCTTGCATTCTTGCATTCTTGCATTCAACCACTAACGCCCGTCCATATTTTCGTCATTCAAAAGACCATACCTCCATTCCCAACAATTTCGGGCATGGTGAAATTAATTAATTCCTATTTTTACTGAAGTTTTCCAGGACGCCAAAATCTACGGGAATTTCAATTACCAATTCACTCAAACAAAATCATTGGGTCTATTATGAAAAAAACAATACTCTTTCTGCTGTTCTCCATGAGCAGTTTTCTCACTTTCGCACAAAACCCCGAACAATTCATTCGTCAATACCTTGATGAACACCGACGCGAGCTCAATTTATCGGCTACCGACATTAAGGATTGGACCGTTACCGACCAGCATACCTCCCGCCAAAGCGGAGCGACCTACGTTTACATCCGGCAGCAATTCCAGGGCATTCCCGTTTTTAACGGACTGGCCAATTTTGCCCTTAAAAACGGTAAGGTGGTCAGCATGGGGAACCGCCTGATCAGCGGGTTGAATGAAAAAGCAGGGTATGCCCTACCTTCCATCGATCCAAAGGAGGCGATCGCCGCGGCAGCGGAACAACTAAACCTGCCCTCTCCAACTAATCTTAGACTCCTGGAGCCGGTCAGTACCCATGAATTCATTTACGACAAAGGCAATATTTCAAAAGAAAATATCCCGGTAGAGCTGATGTATTACGCCCTTTCGGAAAAAGAAGTCCGGCTGGCGTGGAACCTTTCCATTTATACCCTGGATGCCAATCACTGGTGGTCGGTACGCATTGATGCCCAAACCGGAGCCTTGCTGGATAAAAACGACTGGGTGGCGCATTGCGATGTGGATCATACCGTTTTTACCCACGAACACACTACCCGGAAGAAGGCATCTGTTCAAAAAGAACATAATTCGGCGGCTACCTTTGCGCCTGATTCCTACAATATATTTCCGCTGCCTCTCGAAAGTCCCGGCCACGGCGACCGCTCCATTGTGACCAACCCCGCAGACCCTATTGCCTCTCCTTTGGGCTGGCATGATACCGATGGCATTCCGGGTGCTGAATTTACCACAACCCGGGGCAACAATGTATTTGCTTATGAAGATACCGGCGACAATGATGATCCGGCTCTTGGCTTCAGTCCGGATGGCGGTCCCATGCTGGAATTCAATTTCGATTACAACAATGCTGATGATCCGTTAAATTATCAGCCGGCAGCCATCACCAACCTGTTTTACATGAACAACATGATGCACGACATCTGGTATCATTATGGTTTTGATGAGGCCAGCGGCAATTTCCAGTTGAGCAACTATGGCCATGAGGGCAATGGAGGGGATTATGTGCAGGCTGAAGCCCAGGATGGCAGCGGCACCAACAACGCCAATTTCGGTACTCCTCCGGACGGACAGAACCCCAGGATGCAAATGTACCTTTGGTACGGCGGTCTTGGTGACTTCCTGGTGATCAATTCCCCTGCCGGAATTGCAGGGACTTACCAGGCCAGTGGCGCAGGTTTCGGTCCAGGTTTACCGGAAACACCTATTACCGCAGATATTGTTTTGATGGAAGATGACGTGGATCCGATAAGCAATGGCTGCGAAACCATCGTCAACGGGAATGCCCTTTCTGGCAAGATCGCACTGGTTGACCGTGGCGATTGCAATTTTACAGTAAAGGTTCTCAGCGCACAAAACCAGGGTGCCCTGGCCGTCATCGTGATCAACAACAACGACGGCAATCCAACCACTATGGGCGGCACCGACAATGAAATCACTATTCCTTCCATTATGGTCTATAAAGTGGATGGAGAGAGCTTCAAGGCGGAACTCGCCAATGGGGCCATCAACGGGTCGATTAGCAATGCAGGATTTGATGAAATCATCCAGGATGCGGATTTTGACAACGGCATCATTGCCCATGAATATGGACACGGCATTTCCAACCGCCTGACAGGTGGAGGAAGCAATACGGGATGCCTTTCCAATGACGAACAGATGGGTGAAGGATGGAGCGACTGGTTTGCCATCATGCTCACCATCGAACCCGGCGACCTCGGGACCGATGCTCGTGGCATGGGAACCTGGTCCAACGGAGAGCCCATCACCGGAAACGGGATACGTCCGGCTCCCTATTCCACTGACTTCGAAGTCAACCCATTTACCTACGGGGATTCCAATAATGAAAACCAGATCTCCCTGCCGCATGGCGTTGGATTCATTTTCGCCACGGCCCTTTGGGATCTTACCTGGGCACTTATCGACGAATATGGCGGCACCCCTGACCCGGATGTTTACCATGGTACAGGAGGGAACAATATCGCCATGCAACTGGTAATTGAAGCCCTGAAAATACAACCCTGCAACCCGGGGATGATAGATGGCCGCGATGCCATTTTGGAAGCCGACCAATTGCTATATGAAGGTGCCCATCAATGCCTTATATGGGAGGTTTTTGCCAAAAGAGGTTTTGGATACAGCGCCAGCCAGGGAAGCACCAACAGCAGAACCGACCAAAATGAGGCATTCGACCTTCCGCCTTTATGCTTTGTAGCTACAGAAGCTCCTGTGGCTGCTTTTACCCCCGGCAGCCTCAACAGTTGTAACAAAACAGTCGATTTTAGTGATAACAGCTATGAGATCGTACACAGCTGGCTTTGGAATTTCGGGGACGGCACTTCGACAAACATTCAAAACCCAATCCACACTTTCCCCGGAAGTGGAATTTACGCCGTGCAACTCGTCGTAAACAACAATATAGGCAGCGACACTACCACCCAGGACATCATTATTGAGCAGCCCCCGGTGGCACAGGTTGAGAACGTAGAAGTGTGTCTGGGAGATGACGCTTATGTTTTTCCTGTTTTGACGGGACATCCCCAGTGGCGGGATGCGGAAAATAATATCATTTCAGGGGAAGAGTCCCTCATTGTTCCTGATGTTACGAGCACACGAACCTTTTATGTGGAAAACCTGGAAGGAGGTCCTTCATTTGAAGCAGGCGCTCTGAATCCGAATTTTGGAAGTGGAGGATACCATGTTTCCGGCTACCATGGAGCCCTCAATTTTACGGCGGAACAACCTTTTGAGATCGTTTCTGTCTGGGTGGATGCCCAGGGCGCCGGCCCACGGACTTTCAGCCTTGCCAACGGTTTTAACAACGATGGCTCCTTTCCTTCTGCAAGCAATACCGTGGCAGAAGTCACAGTGGATCTGGTCAATGGGCCACAAGTCGTTTACCTGAACATGATGGTGCCCGAAGCCGGGGATTACAATATCGGCGGCCACAATGTCAACCTTTACCGAAATAACAGCGGGCCGAGTTTCCCCTATGTGCTCCAAGATTACCTGACCATCCATAGTTCCTCCGCCAATACGGGACCTTTGGACTATTACTATTACTTTTATGATATTGTAGTGAGAGAACCGCAATGCATTTCCGAACCGGTAATGTTTACGGTAAGTCCGGTAGTGAGTGCCTTCGACTACGTGGATGACGGCAACGGAACGGTGACCTTTACCGATGCCTCCACCGGAGCCACCAGTTGGCTCTGGGACTTTGGTGACGGAAATGCTTCCACCGAGGACTCTCCGGTACATTTATATGAATTCCCGGGCAACTACGTTGTAACCCTGACCATTAACGACGGAGCCTGTACCAGCACCCAGGACTTCACTTTTGTCGTCGGAGTGGAAGATATCCTGTCAGATGTGCCTGCGATAACTTTACAGCCCAACCCGGCCAGTAGCAGCGCCCGTGTGGTTTTGGGTAAACCGCTGACGGAGGATCTGCATCTTCAGCTCACAGACATCAGTGGTAGGTTTCTGTTTGAAACGACGCTTTTTAGTGGACAAACTTTTACGACGCTGGACATAGAAAAGCTGCCGGCTTCGGTTTATTTTGTCAGAATAAAAGGAAGCCATTTATCTGAATTGAGAAAACTGATGATCGAGCGTTAGAAACTATTTTTTTTGCAAACCTAATTTTCCGGACCTCCCGATACTTAAACCCATTTGAGGTCGTCAGGTTCGGAAAATTACGCCTTTTATTCGCTGCCATTTAACCATTTTAAGAAACCACCATGCCTGTCCCCTTTCCTGCCTTAACCACTCCCCGGCTCCGGCTCAGACCAATCACCGATCAGGATCTGCCACATATATTCAAAGGGTTATCCCATCCCGATATTACCAAATACTATGCGGTCAGTTTTGATAGTCTTGAGGCCACCAGGGCACAAATGACTTGGTTTGCCAATCTCGAAAAAACCGGGACGGGCATCTGGTGGGCGGTTTGTGACCGTAACAATGGAGATTTCCTGGGAGCCGGTGGATTCAATAACCTCAGTCGGGAACATCAAAAAGCAGAGATCGGATTTTGGCTGCTGCCCGCACACTGGGGAAAAGGCATCATGAAAGAAACTTTACCTTTGATC carries:
- a CDS encoding PKD domain-containing protein; the encoded protein is MRLIVTLIFLTFSSVSAFCQTQISGIINQYAAVTAYDACNNEFSLSSTSGFTPGMKVIIIQMQGAQINTSNDATFGNITSIGQAGKYETAEILTVSPGGIVLKHFPVNTYDFNGKVQVVSLPEYDAAHVNGTLTCASWNGLTGGVLALKVSGQLITDANIDVSGKGFRGGISDVAGTNNCSFITNANDYSYEQSNWRGAPKGEGIALISANHENGRGAQANGGGGGNDHNSGGGGGSNLTAGGQGGENNEPSTFGCDGAFPGRGGKAIPTASDRIYMGGGGGAGHENNGVGTNGGNGGGIVFIIADEFMGSEYTIKANGNHAATAAGDGAGGGGGGGTIIFNVLSASGYHFEATGGNGGDANNGNADRCLGPGGGGSGGRIMASSVITVPPTGISGGVAGTSLNSTACSNSNNGATSGTTGIIETLDNLVSGNEPFAPTAIIDQPEVIFACAGENLLIAVDAEGVSLTYQWQLDDGNGFENVPNNAPFSGANTASLQVNTIDASFNNYQFRLIVSSECFDDVVSSPIPVVVAPLPEAQFTFMAEDLTVNFENLSTNADTFSWNFGDSQQSAENDPEHTFPGYGTYVVMLTASNDCGQDIFMMEISLLVPIVAGFNYSDAGGCAPFEVQFTNATTGTYDQLEWNFPGGTPVSSNDENPVVIYATPGIYDVSLTATGSAGENVFTSENLVEILPPPTPAFTWEMLDDLTVSFTNNSQNALNYNWVFGDGSTSTATDPIHEYTAPGDYEVTLNAQNNYCGVSLSQGILLVTGIETPELHPLNLFPNPVEHYLNLEWEFTQKIKVQITTIQGKVIYKDDDLHNNSIDVSRLASGLYFFKFEHEGGSGQIKFNKL
- a CDS encoding rhomboid family intramembrane serine protease; translated protein: MIFPIGDDQVRNGHFPYLSYGFIALNVLIYIWQSSMPYEVYDQFIYHYGAIPGEITQGVDLYTLLTSAFLHASWMHLIGNMVFLWVFADNIEATIGSRRFLVFYLIGILAAHAGHIYFNWYSNIPTVGASGAIAAVMGAYLVMYPKSRIRTLVFFFFIRIPAFLFLGFWIIQQSYSGVQNLSNMSGSGVAWWAHIGGFAFGALAGLFFRRMIPEVEPVEDYA
- a CDS encoding O-antigen ligase family protein; the protein is MAVFLAWFVILGMVYSPFLLSVAMIGYGVLAFFSLEGGRPVLNPDLTKHFRFYLSDKAYWVISLIFFLVLFSGILTESGNFAYWGERIRLKIAFLLFPFAFASLPPITDKAFKGVMYFFVGVMFFTCLGIGIHYIIHFEEINHLIHQGQPMPTPRNHIRFSLLLAYSIFTAFYLFKKKFTLKYEWERPLMLGITGFLFLFLHLLSVRSGLVAFYMTAVVLILRRAWVSKKYFQGLALVALMAAIPVIAYRAIPSFKAKVDYSLYDRWIRQHDLSQNDYSDGGRVVSIKMGLEIGNDYPLLGVGAGNLRQEVINRYAQKFQEDMEPKMPHNQLVSIYAGTGFVGLGLFLFAFFFPLFYKKAYRHTLFLSFHIIVFLSFMVENTIENSIGIAFYLFFLLLSLNYQTKDRIMEE
- the pheS gene encoding phenylalanine--tRNA ligase subunit alpha, with product MATEAFEKIKQIIGEIRESAPKSAEELEQFRRTYLGSKNILKGLMGEIRNIPNELKKDFGQLINEAKTAAEATFNHLQLHLGSEAAHSDAGEFDLTAPGEPIPLGSRHPIAITMNRVINIFERIGFVVAEEREIEDDWHNFTAMNTPEDHPARDMQDTFYLMNDPSMLLRTHTSSVQARTMMAEKPPIRIIAPGRVYRNETISARSHCQFHQVEGLYIDENVSFADLKQTLSYFTREMYGPDKEIRLRPSYFPFTEPSAEMDVYWGLQDENAHRITKGTGWLEILGCGMVDPNVLENCGIDPDKYSGFAFGMGIERQAMLKYQIEDIRLMFENDVRFLKQFSSAF
- a CDS encoding histidine--tRNA ligase is translated as MKPSTPKGVRDFSPQQVNRRNYIFDTIRKIFVKYGYQPIETPAMENLSTLTGKYGEEGDRLVFKVLNNGDFLAKADTEALANLDSTKAVASLSKRGLRYDLTVPFARFVVMNQTALTFPFKRYQIQPVWRADRPQKGRYQEFFQCDVDVVGSDSLMYEAELIQIYDEVFAALGMDVTIKFNNRKILAGIAEAAGITDKFTDLTVAIDKLDKIGPEGIRKEMLERGISNEAVDRVNAILETKSLQGLKAIFSESETGRKGVEEIEKVMQYLNVDTAKNEVKFDITLARGLSYYTGCIFEVSAHNVEMGSIGGGGRYDDLTGIFGLKDVSGVGVSFGAERIYDVMEELNLFPKEDAAALKVLLIAFDDETHRYAFKTLGSLRAAGINADLYPEPAKMKKQMKYANDRNVPYTLLIGSNEMESGKLTLKNMSEGSQEQLTIDEIVRQLS
- a CDS encoding class I SAM-dependent methyltransferase produces the protein MNTTTVPQHTKEQQAEAMKAYYRLHAAIYDLTRWTFLFGRRKIVRLLAKQNPIPHRIMEIGCGTGFNLRQLGRQFPLTQVIGMDVSAKMLHKARKNTNVFEDRIQLIEQPYSFGDMKFNDKMDVILFSYSLTMINPQWEELIAQAAYDLKPGGLIGVVDFYNSPFQWFKSHMGNNHVRMDGHLNPVLKRHFQTEYEQVSNAYGGVWQYFMYIGRKV